The nucleotide sequence TACGTCCGGGCTACCGCGATCTGGCCGACGCCCGGCGCGCGCTCGCGTGCATTCCGCGGGATGCCGAAGTCGATACGCACGACGAATGGTACTCCGCGATCGTAGCCGCATATCCGCGGGCAACCATCGGCGATCTCTCCGCGCCATACGCGCTGTTTGCAAGCGATTATCCCAATCGTGCGTTCGCGACGCAGATCGCGCCGCAGATAGCCGCCTTGGTGAAACGCGGCATCCTGGTCCCGATCTGCACGTACGGCTCCGTTAGGGCGTACCGCCGTACCCCTGACGGAGCCCCGCCCTCGCCGTCGAATCTCGTGCCATGACCGCTACCGCCTCCGCCGACCCGATCGATCTCCAGCTCCAGGCGCTCCACGAAGGGGCGAAGCGCTGGACGACGCTCCCAACCTCCGAGCGCATCCGCCTGCTGGTCGCCATGCGCGAACGGACGGCCGCCGAAGCCGAGCGATGGGCCACGGCCGCCGCGCAAGCCAAGGGCCTCACGGGAACGCCGCTCGCCGGCGAAGAGTGGATCAGCGGCCCGTGGGCGCTGCTCTACGCGCTCAATCGGTACATCCAGACCCTCGAGCAGATCGAGCGACACGGTTCGCCGGCGCTCGCGCCGTCGCGCGTACGTACGCGAGCAGACGGGCAAGTTGTGGCCGACGTCTTCCCCGAGAGCCTCTGGGACGCGCTGTTGCTCAGCGGCGTGCGCGCCGAAGTATGGATGCAGGGCGGGGTTACCGGCGAGAATCTTGCCGAAACGATGGGCGTTTGGTATCGCTCGCCGGAGCGGACGCCGCACGTTTGTTTGGTGCTTGGCGCCGGCAACATCGCTTCGATCCCGCCGCTCGACGTGCTCTATAAACTCCTGGCCGACGGATCGGTCTGCATCCTAAAGATGAATCCCGTCAACGCCTACCTCGGACCGATTTTTGAGGACATTTTCTCCCCGCTCGTAGACGGCGGCTTCGTCCGCTTTGCCTACGGCGGCGCGGAAGTCGGCCGCTATCTCTGCGAACACGCGCTCGTCGACGAAATCCACATCACCGGAAGCGACAAGACGCACGACGTTATCGTCTTCGGCAGCGAAGAGACGGCCAAACGCAAGGCCGAAAATCGCCCCGTTCTCAACAAACCGATTACCAGTGAATTAGGAAACGTCAGCCCGACGATCGTGGTCCCCGGGCCGTGGACCGACGCCGATTTTCGCTTCCAGGCCGAGAATATCGTCACCCAAAAACTCCATAACGGCGGATTCAACTGCATCGCGTCGCAGGTCTTGATTCTTCCCGAGGATTGGGACGGAACCGCGAAACTCGTCGCCGAGATCGAAGCGCTCCTCGCGCGTCTTCCGGACCGCCCCGCATACTACCCCGGAGCCGCGGCCAGACGAGATCGCCTCAGCACGGGACACACGATCGTGCGCGAATTCGGCCGCTCGGACGAGACGTTTACCGCGCGCACGATGGTGTGCGCCAGCTCCGGCGATCCGGACGACATCGTTTTCGGTACCGAGGCGTTCTCCAGCCTCCTGGCCTATACGGCCATCGAAGGCGCGACGGATGCATACCTGGAACGCGCGGTAGCCTTCGCCAACGAGACGCTGTGGGGCACGCTGGGCGCCAACCTGATCGTTCATCCAAAGACGATGCGCGAACACGCCGCCGCGTGCGACAAGGCGATCGCGGCCCTGCGGTACGGCTGCGTCGCGGTCAATGCATGGACGGGTGTCGGCTTTCTGCTCACCCAAACCACCTGGGGAGCCTTCCCCGGACATACGATCGACGACGTTCGCAGCGGCATCGGCGTCGTCCACAACAGCCACCTCTTCTCCCGCGCGCAGAAGTCGGTCGTCTACGCGCCGTTCGCGCCCTTCCCGCGAAGCCTCGCCGGTTACGGCGGAGCGCTCCTGCCCAAGCCGCCATGGTTCGTCACGAACCGAAAGGCCGACAGTATCGGGCGCGCGCTCTGCCGGTTCGAGGCCCATCCGAGCGCGCTCGGAGCCGCAACCGTCGCGCTATTAGCCATGCAAGGCTAACGCGCGAACGATCGCCTTAGGGGCGGGGCTTACGCCGCTCCGGTTGCCGCAACCCGACGATCACGAAAGCGATAATACCGGCAATTAACAGGGCGTTCATCGTGTGTCTCCTCGTGAAACGCGCGCTCGGCGCAGTTGTGCCGCTACGGCGCGGCCGATCTGTTCCGCATCGAATCCAAGCGCGCGCGCCTGCGCGACGAATCGCTCGGCGAGCTCTGCGAGCTTGGTGCGGTGAACGGAGATGTCGCGGGATCCGCCGCCCGTAACGTAGGTCCCCAGGCCGCGCGCGACGCGCAGGACGCCATCGCGTTCCAGCTCCGCATAAGCCCGGTTTACGGTATTAGGATTGATCGCAAGCTGGCTTGCCAGTTCGCGAACCGCCGGCATACGATCGCCGCGGTGCAGTCGTCCGCGAGCAACCGCATGAAGAATTTGCTCCCGGAGTTGCTGGTAGACCGGCAACGCGGAACGATCGTCCAGATAGAGATCGCTCGTCTTCAATACCGCCATCTCGCGCCTTCGTATTTAGCCATGCGTGTCCTAGTGTCTTAGTGTCCTAATACACCAGGACTATACGACAACGAGAAGCGGGCGTCAAGCCCTGCCGTCAAAGCCTTGTGGTCAGCACTTGTGATGGCTTGTATGCTCGCGCCTGGGAGCAAAAGCACGATGCCCGCGCGATGCCTACCGCGTTAGGGGAACCGTTCGTCAGCGCGCATCCTGCGCGCTTCCTACTCGTATGTTTTTGTGCAACATTCACAGGAAGTTCGACATCCTGTCGATTGCACAAAAATCACACGTTCCCCTAACGCGGTAGGCATCGCGCGGGCACCGTGCTTTCCGCTTACGTGCGGGCGTTCGAACGGGCGTGGTTAAGTGGCGTTAGCCTCGATCGCGTATCGTA is from Candidatus Dormiibacterota bacterium and encodes:
- a CDS encoding aldehyde dehydrogenase family protein; its protein translation is MTATASADPIDLQLQALHEGAKRWTTLPTSERIRLLVAMRERTAAEAERWATAAAQAKGLTGTPLAGEEWISGPWALLYALNRYIQTLEQIERHGSPALAPSRVRTRADGQVVADVFPESLWDALLLSGVRAEVWMQGGVTGENLAETMGVWYRSPERTPHVCLVLGAGNIASIPPLDVLYKLLADGSVCILKMNPVNAYLGPIFEDIFSPLVDGGFVRFAYGGAEVGRYLCEHALVDEIHITGSDKTHDVIVFGSEETAKRKAENRPVLNKPITSELGNVSPTIVVPGPWTDADFRFQAENIVTQKLHNGGFNCIASQVLILPEDWDGTAKLVAEIEALLARLPDRPAYYPGAAARRDRLSTGHTIVREFGRSDETFTARTMVCASSGDPDDIVFGTEAFSSLLAYTAIEGATDAYLERAVAFANETLWGTLGANLIVHPKTMREHAAACDKAIAALRYGCVAVNAWTGVGFLLTQTTWGAFPGHTIDDVRSGIGVVHNSHLFSRAQKSVVYAPFAPFPRSLAGYGGALLPKPPWFVTNRKADSIGRALCRFEAHPSALGAATVALLAMQG
- a CDS encoding GntR family transcriptional regulator, giving the protein MAVLKTSDLYLDDRSALPVYQQLREQILHAVARGRLHRGDRMPAVRELASQLAINPNTVNRAYAELERDGVLRVARGLGTYVTGGGSRDISVHRTKLAELAERFVAQARALGFDAEQIGRAVAAQLRRARVSRGDTR